Proteins encoded in a region of the Flavobacterium sp. MDT1-60 genome:
- the xerD gene encoding site-specific tyrosine recombinase XerD, whose product MNWNKYIKDYQSYLRIERGLSKNTIENYGFDIERLCLFLEVNKIEVSPLKITDETVQQFIYAVSKEVNPRSQARIISGLKSFFNYLVFEDYRNDNPLELIETPKTGRKLPDTLAVQEIDALIAAIDLSSNEGERNRAMLETLYGCGLRVSELVSLKISDLFFDEGFIKITGKGNKERFVPIGKFTQKYIQIYQNEIRGNVTIKKGCEDTLFLNRRGNQLTRAMIFTIIKDLAVKIGLKKNISPHTLRHSFATHLLENGADLRSIQLMLGHESITTTEIYVHLDRSFLKEVMHSFHPRK is encoded by the coding sequence ATGAATTGGAACAAATACATCAAAGATTATCAATCGTATTTGCGAATTGAAAGAGGTTTGTCTAAAAATACTATCGAAAATTATGGTTTCGATATTGAACGACTTTGCCTTTTTTTAGAAGTAAATAAAATCGAAGTTTCACCATTGAAAATTACTGATGAAACGGTACAGCAATTCATTTATGCAGTTTCAAAAGAAGTAAATCCACGTTCTCAGGCGCGCATTATTTCTGGATTAAAAAGCTTTTTTAATTATTTAGTCTTTGAAGATTATAGAAATGATAATCCCTTGGAATTAATTGAAACTCCTAAAACCGGTCGCAAATTACCGGACACTTTAGCGGTTCAGGAAATTGACGCCCTGATTGCAGCAATCGATTTAAGTTCAAATGAAGGTGAACGAAATCGTGCTATGCTGGAAACTTTATACGGCTGCGGGCTTAGGGTTTCAGAACTCGTTTCCCTTAAAATTTCTGATTTGTTTTTCGATGAAGGATTTATAAAAATAACAGGAAAGGGAAATAAGGAGCGGTTTGTTCCGATTGGGAAATTCACACAAAAGTACATACAGATTTATCAGAATGAAATTCGAGGTAACGTAACCATTAAAAAAGGCTGCGAAGACACTCTGTTTTTGAATCGAAGAGGGAATCAATTAACACGTGCAATGATTTTTACTATTATAAAGGATTTGGCTGTAAAAATTGGTCTCAAGAAAAATATCAGTCCTCATACATTGCGTCATTCTTTTGCAACTCATCTGTTGGAAAATGGCGCCGATTTAAGATCCATTCAATTAATGCTTGGTCACGAATCGATTACAACTACTGAAATTTATGTACATTTAGATAGAAGTTTTTTAAAAGAAGTCATGCATTCGTTTCATCCCAGAAAATAA
- a CDS encoding PAS domain-containing sensor histidine kinase: protein MVFDIYENEDCLEVNNFYKKLLAEMPDLLFQFIIDKDNNYSFPLVSKSADDIFEISAAEFANDIKLIIYDRIFPSDRELFFQSLIKARNQVKPWEVEFRAVLPKKGLRWFKISSKTEKSSADSDSISFFGHVSDITELKDKEEKLRLSEERFQFALDASTVGVWDWDMVTNSVFYSSLSLKILELESADIFDDPERWDKIVHPDDLPKYYSDIQEHFDNKIPYYENYHRVMTSSGNYKWILDRGKVIKRDENGKPLRVLGTHTDVSLQKEKELEIIKTMKLYSDQNSRLLNFSHIVSHNLNTQAGNIKSILDFIDADVDKQTVSEMLLHLRTVSNDLNDTISNLTQIVKTQSNINIAVVPLKLCEYIEKTITTIKGYDKQKNVTVVNNVPNYLTINFNPAYLESVLLNFTTNAIKYAHPDRDPIVIFDFAIEPEGQKSLKITDNGLGIDLAVHGDLLFGMYKTFHKHEEARGIGLYITRNQIEAMKGSISVESEVGVGTSFKIVFSDL, encoded by the coding sequence ATGGTTTTTGATATATATGAGAATGAGGATTGTCTGGAAGTTAATAATTTTTATAAAAAATTGTTGGCCGAAATGCCCGATTTACTTTTTCAGTTTATAATAGACAAAGACAATAATTACTCTTTTCCACTTGTCAGTAAATCTGCTGATGATATTTTCGAGATTTCTGCTGCAGAGTTTGCAAATGATATTAAACTCATTATTTACGACAGAATTTTTCCTTCTGACAGGGAACTTTTTTTTCAATCTTTAATCAAAGCGCGTAACCAGGTAAAACCCTGGGAAGTAGAATTCAGAGCAGTTTTACCAAAGAAAGGTTTGCGTTGGTTTAAGATCTCATCTAAAACCGAAAAGTCTTCTGCTGACAGTGATAGTATTAGCTTTTTTGGACATGTTTCTGATATCACCGAGTTAAAGGATAAGGAAGAAAAATTACGTCTTTCTGAAGAGCGATTTCAGTTTGCCCTTGATGCCTCAACAGTTGGTGTTTGGGACTGGGATATGGTTACCAATAGTGTTTTCTATTCTTCATTATCACTTAAAATTCTGGAATTAGAATCAGCAGATATTTTTGATGATCCTGAACGTTGGGATAAAATTGTTCATCCTGATGATCTTCCAAAATATTATTCTGATATTCAGGAGCATTTTGACAATAAAATACCTTACTACGAAAATTACCATCGTGTAATGACTTCAAGCGGTAACTATAAATGGATTCTGGATCGCGGAAAAGTAATCAAGCGTGATGAAAATGGAAAACCTTTGCGTGTATTAGGAACCCATACCGATGTTTCTTTGCAGAAAGAAAAAGAGTTAGAGATTATAAAAACGATGAAATTATACAGCGATCAAAACAGTCGTTTGCTCAATTTTTCGCATATAGTTTCACATAACTTAAATACACAGGCAGGAAATATAAAATCAATTTTAGACTTTATTGATGCCGATGTAGATAAGCAAACTGTTAGTGAAATGTTATTGCATTTAAGGACAGTTTCTAATGATTTGAATGATACTATTTCTAATTTAACTCAAATTGTAAAAACACAAAGCAATATTAATATTGCTGTTGTTCCTTTGAAGCTTTGTGAGTACATAGAAAAAACAATAACAACGATAAAAGGATATGATAAACAGAAGAATGTAACGGTTGTAAATAATGTTCCGAATTATTTGACTATTAATTTTAACCCGGCTTATCTGGAAAGTGTTTTATTAAATTTTACAACGAATGCGATAAAATATGCACATCCGGATCGGGATCCAATTGTTATTTTTGATTTTGCTATTGAACCTGAAGGTCAAAAATCGTTAAAAATTACAGATAATGGTTTGGGTATCGATTTGGCTGTTCACGGTGATCTTTTATTTGGAATGTATAAAACCTTCCATAAACATGAAGAAGCGCGAGGAATTGGTTTGTATATTACCAGAAATCAAATAGAAGCCATGAAAGGAAGTATTTCTGTTGAAAGTGAGGTAGGAGTGGGAACGAGCTTTAAGATTGTATTTAGTGATCTTTAA
- the rny gene encoding ribonuclease Y — translation MDIITIIISGIIGITAGFGIAKIIEKSNISNLIKNAKKEAASILKDANLEAENIKKDKILQAKERFIELKAEHEQVILARDKKVAEVEKRVRDKESQISNELSKAKKVNDDFEAKTLEYDNKIEVLDKKQAEVDKLHKSQLQQLEVISGLSAEEAKEQLVEGLKAEAKSKAMSHIQDTIEEAKLTAQQEAKKIIINTIQRVGTEEAVENCVSVFNIESDDVKGRIIGREGRNIRALEAATGVEIIVDDTPEAIILSCFDPVRREIARLSLHKLVTDGRIHPARIEEVVAKTAKQIDDEIIEVGKRTVIDLGIHGLHPELIKVVGRMKYRSSYGQNLLQHSREVSKLCGIMAAELGLNVKLAKRAGLLHDIGKVPDTESDLPHALLGMQWAEKYGEKEEVCNAIGAHHDEIEMKSLLSPIIQVCDAISGARPGARRQVLDSYIQRLKDLEEVAYGFTGVKNAYAIQAGRELRVIVESEKVSDDNAANLSFEISQKIQTEMTYPGQVKVTVIRETRAVNIAK, via the coding sequence ATGGACATCATAACGATCATTATTTCAGGTATTATAGGTATTACAGCAGGTTTTGGAATAGCTAAAATTATCGAAAAAAGTAATATTTCTAATCTCATAAAAAACGCAAAAAAAGAAGCAGCTTCCATTTTAAAAGATGCTAATTTAGAAGCAGAAAATATTAAAAAAGATAAAATCCTTCAGGCAAAAGAACGTTTTATCGAATTGAAAGCTGAACACGAACAAGTTATTTTAGCAAGAGATAAAAAAGTAGCTGAAGTAGAAAAAAGAGTTCGCGATAAAGAATCACAAATATCAAATGAGCTTTCAAAAGCTAAAAAAGTAAATGATGATTTCGAAGCTAAAACTTTAGAATACGATAACAAAATTGAAGTTTTAGACAAAAAACAAGCTGAAGTTGACAAACTACATAAAAGCCAGTTACAACAGTTAGAAGTAATTTCCGGACTTTCTGCTGAAGAAGCAAAAGAACAATTAGTGGAAGGCCTAAAAGCTGAAGCCAAGAGTAAAGCTATGTCTCATATCCAGGACACTATTGAAGAGGCAAAACTTACTGCGCAACAAGAAGCGAAAAAAATTATCATCAATACGATTCAGAGAGTCGGAACAGAAGAAGCAGTAGAGAATTGCGTTTCTGTATTTAACATTGAATCTGATGATGTGAAAGGTAGAATTATTGGCCGTGAAGGTCGTAACATTAGAGCTCTTGAAGCTGCAACCGGAGTTGAAATCATTGTTGATGACACACCGGAAGCTATTATTCTTTCTTGTTTTGATCCGGTTCGTAGAGAAATTGCCCGTTTGTCATTGCATAAATTAGTAACTGACGGACGTATTCACCCGGCAAGAATTGAAGAGGTTGTTGCTAAAACAGCTAAACAAATTGACGACGAAATTATTGAAGTTGGTAAACGTACCGTAATCGATTTAGGAATTCACGGATTACATCCTGAATTGATTAAAGTAGTGGGTAGAATGAAATACCGTTCTTCTTACGGACAAAATTTATTGCAACACTCCAGAGAGGTTTCTAAACTTTGTGGTATCATGGCAGCCGAATTAGGCTTAAACGTAAAATTAGCTAAAAGAGCTGGTTTACTTCACGATATTGGAAAAGTACCGGATACTGAAAGTGATTTACCACACGCTTTATTAGGTATGCAATGGGCTGAGAAATATGGCGAAAAAGAAGAGGTTTGCAACGCAATTGGAGCTCACCACGACGAGATCGAAATGAAATCATTGTTATCACCAATTATTCAGGTTTGTGATGCTATTTCAGGAGCAAGACCAGGAGCAAGACGTCAGGTTTTAGATTCTTATATCCAACGTTTGAAAGATCTTGAAGAAGTAGCTTACGGATTTACTGGTGTAAAAAATGCTTATGCAATTCAGGCTGGTAGAGAGCTTCGTGTAATCGTAGAAAGCGAAAAAGTTTCTGATGATAATGCCGCAAACTTATCTTTCGAGATTTCACAAAAAATCCAGACCGAAATGACTTATCCAGGTCAGGTTAAAGTAACCGTAATTAGAGAAACCAGAGCAGTTAATATTGCAAAGTAA